AAAGGACGACCAAATATGCCTTCTGTTCAGTCACCAGGCCCAGTACCTACGAGTCTATTTTATTCAAAGAACAGTGATGAAGAATCAAATGGTTTGCAAGAAACACTACGATGCCCGTCTTTTCTTACATGCTTGTTCCTCTTCTATGTGTATCACTACGCTATTTTATACATAACgaaagaaataaatacaacGAAATCTCAATCAATGCGagcatcaatttcataaaaaattcatgtaAATTCAAGGACAATTCTCCGTTCAGGACTTCTCTCAAACAGTTCCATAGCACCAACTCCTTGTTGTCAAAAACACCACGACAAAAATAACCCAGAAGCTAAAATCGATTATAATGCGAATGGAGTGAttgtatataattataagaacAGATAGGCAAATGGGTAATTCTTTACCTTGAGGAGAATTTGATAAGCGGCGGGGTCCGCGTTTGATGATGATggcttgttttgtttattcatGGAAGGAGGAAGGAAGCTTCCCATTGGCGGGTGGCGACGATGATGACGATGAGTGGTGGCCAATGAAATTTGAGAGATGGGTTTGAATGCAATTTGTCGCTTTTTGAAAGTTCACAAAGAGTGCTTGCAATGGATGATTTTCGGCCATTttgattgagagaaaaatggCGGGAAGAAGCCGGCTTATAAACTATATCCGTATCCGTGAAGATGAAAGTTAATTTTCAATCAAGTCcctaattaatataattaaaaaagtcactaattaatatttaaattgagtcactaaatatttataataacttTCTTCTGAGAATCTAAAAGGCCAAATTATTTTCTGATACAAAAATTGATATGGAAAAAGGTGGAGACTCCCTAGTAAGTTCTGCCCtttatacaaatattaatttaattccaGATTGGAATTCCAACTGTGTTTACTTTGTAAAAGTTGGATATTTTATCCTATGTATCTTTGTATTAACTGatcctttcaaaaaaaaaaaaaaaaaaagtatcaactgatcattaaatttaaagaccAAAGCACGGAAACGTGCGTCTCTGTCTGCCCATACCTTAGGAAAATTCAATATCCACGCGTGTAAATCGCGCGTACACAACAAACCCTCATGCAAGCAGCtgatatttttctctcaagaGCCAATTCAAAGTATATTGTATAAACAATTTGTTTCAGCTTTGACGGTTCCCCACTCTCTAAAGATAAGTGTCGTAACTTGTAATGCCtttgaaattcaactttgCAATAATTGAATCAGATTCCCTTTATGATGATGAGTTCGTTAGCGTAAAGATCCGTTTTTGTTGTACAAAATCAAACTCAAGCAGGACCCTTTTGAGTGATTCTTCAAAAACAGGTAGTTTCTTGAATCAAATTCCTAGTTTTTCAAGTGTTTTCTTTGTGGGTGTGAAGAAAATAGTCGAATAGGCaatcaaaatctgatttttagGACAGCCCAGTTGacttaaatcattttaaactGCTTCAGTTTTGGTGAAGTTTCAATCTTTCTCTTGATTCTCCCAGTGGATGGGAGAAGAGGGAATGACAAGTGATGTGCAACAGAAAGCAGCAAAAACAAGTCCAAAGCTAACTGTATTGCCTCTTATTGCTTTGATATTTTATGAGGTATCTGGGGGTCCTTTTGGTGTTGAGGATTCAGTAAAAGCAGGCGGTGGCCCTCTTTTATCCTTGCTTGGTTTCTtgattttccctttaatttggAGCATACCAGAAGCTCTAATCACAGCTGAGCTTGCCACAAGTTTCCCTGAAAATGGAGGCTATGTTATTTGGATATCTTCAGCTTTTGGTCCCTTTTGGGGATTCCAAGAAGGATTTTGGAAATGGCTTAGTGGAGTTTTGGACAATGCCCTTTACCCAGTTTTGTTCTTGGATTACTTGAAGCATTCGTTGCCTATCTTTAACCTATTAATTGCTAGAATTCCAGCTCTTTTAGGCATTACAGGTGCATTAACATATTTGAACTATAGAGGTCTGCACATTGTTGGTTTTTCAGCCGTTTCCTTGCTAGTTTTTTCGCTTTGCCCATTTGTAGTGATGGGCATACTTTCAATCCCTCGCATAAAGCCTAGAAGATGGCTGGTTGTAGACTTTAAGAAGGTGGATTGGAGGGGATACTTCAATAGTATGTTTTGGAATTTGAACTATTGGGATAAGGCAAGTACTCTTGCAGGGGAAGTTGAAAATCCAAGTAAAACATTCCCAAAGGCGCTTCTTGGAGCTGTGGTTTTGGTGGTTTCTTCATATTTAATTCCACTTCTTGCAGGGACGGGGGGTTTGACGTCCCCGTCTAGTGAGTGGAGTGATGGATATTTTGCAGAAGTCGGCATGTTGATTGGTGGGTTTTGGCTCAAATGGTGGATTCAGGCAGCTTCTGCAATGTCTAATTTGGGACTGTTTGAAGCAGAAATGAGTGGTGATGCCTTTCAACTCCTCGGGATGAGCGAGATGGGAATGCTCCCTGCAATATTTGCTTCAAGGTAGTTATTAAAGCTTTCCTGGTTCTATTGCTTTCTTCCTTTATGGTTAAATGGCTTATTTTCCTGTTCTTAAATTAGACAATGGTTACATTTGGCAACCAATGAACATAATTAGTCAATTTTTTTCGATAGAATAATTAGTCGTATTTCAGTATCAAAAGAGAGTTTGATCTTCTGCTTAATTTGCAGACAAATGATGTTTTTCATGCTCTTTTAAGAACTGTCTTCAACAActagattctttttttttttttcatttcagaTGTTTGTATAATGGTCTATTGGTGACTCTCAGAATTAAGTTTGAGTAGAATTCTTCTTTCATAGAATTTCCTCGAAAGTGGGAACTGAATCATTTACACTGAATTGGcagtaaattttgtttcaatgaGAAGGTTCATTGTCTTGAGAAGTAACATGACTGTTGCCTTTGAATGCTTTATGTAGATCAAAGTATGGGACCCCCACTTTGAGCATTCTGTGTTCTGCTACTGGAGTAATTTTTCTGTCATGGATGAGTTTTCAAGAAATTCTGgaatttcttaatttcttgtACGCAATTGGAATGCTTCTTGAGTTTGCcgcttttataaaattaagaataaagaaGCCAGATCTTCACAGACCTTATAAAGTTCCTTTGCAAACATTTGGGGTAACAATGCTTTGCCTCCTGCCTGCAGTTTTGCTTGTTCTTGTTATGTGCCTCGCTTCTCTAAGGACATTCATAGTAAGTGGTGGTGTTATTATTGTGGGGTTCTTATTATATCCTGTTCTAGTTCATGCAAAGGATAGGAAATGGACACAATTCGATATAGAACAACCCACATCGCCTTCTGATACCCGTCAAGAAAGCCATTCAGCTGTGTCAGAAATGTACCCAGGAGTAGATGAGGCTTCGGTCAGCCTTCTTTCAGACCTGTCATCTACCACCCAACCAGACCAGGAAGCCTGTGTATCTGAGAATGAAGAACTCTTGAAAACAGAGTAGATTGTCATTGTTTAtacttcttttaatttattaataatcatatGATTATACTGAAGCCTTCACCGTGATGTAgtgaacataatttaatttgaacttGGTCTGCACAGGATCACAAATCTAAAGAAATATACATTAGTGCTTTGCTTGTGTTCTACCATTCTATACTTCGATATTTCTGTGTTAAGTGTTGGTAGGCTTACAATAGTTGGTTATCTAAACTTCATCCCCAAAGTTTATATGTTTGTTTCATTGCATTCTATATGTGGAGGCTAACCAAATTGAATTTGTTATAACTATATGAGTTCAAATGGCATATACGAATTACATCTTCATTACTACATCTTGTGTAATAAATTCGAATCGTCTCCACTATTTTCTGTTTAGTAGTTGCGATTACATTGTGGCTTTGCTTATCTTGCAAAATTATATGGATgcaaaaatttgatttgattgtaAATTGGGGGGTGGGGGGGCGCGGGGAGAGTTGGTTGACCTAATCTTAGTCATTCATAGTTATTacacaagaaaaaaagaatgaaaaaagaaaaggaaaaagttaaAGAGAGGATCCTAAtccaaattatatatatcGCAAAACATTTTACTCACTCTCCCAATCAACCCTGCTTCTTCTTTAGAACACGTAAATGgcaccattttttttcctgctCCTCTTCTTTGCTATTGTTTCTGCAGCCACCCCACCAACAGCTCATAATTTTTCTCCCTTCTTTATTATCTCCCAAGATGGCCATGTACACCGGTTAGTGGGGGAAGAAATAATTCCTGCATCTCTTGATCCAACAACCCATGTCGATTCCAAAGACATCATATATTCATCAGAACATAACCTCTCTGCAAGGATTTACTTCCCAAACAACACAAACAGAAACCAAAAACTTCCCCTAGTAGTTTATTTCCATGGTGGAGCCTTTATCTTCGAAAACGCCTTCTCCCTCACCTACCATGCTTACATGAACACTTTAGTCTCCCATGCAAAAATTATTGCAGTCTCGGTTGATTACCGAAGGGCGCCGGAGGATCCTGTCCCTGCAGCACATGAAGATTCATGGACGGCGCTCAAATGGGTTGCTTCCCATGCAAATGGGAGAGGCCCTGAAGAATGGCTAAAGACTTATGCTGATTTTCAGAAAGTGATTTTGTCAGGAGACAGTGCTGGTGGTAACATAGCACATCACATGGGCATAAGACAAGGCCAAGAGAAACTTGAAGGGATAAATATTGATGGTATTTGCTTACTGTTTCCATACTTCTGGGGCTCAGCACCTATTCCTGGGGAGCCATATGTTCCAGAATATTGGACAACAATAATAGATGAGCTATGGCGAATTGCTCGTCCGGACACAAGCGGGTTGGATGATCCAATCATTAATCCGGTGGCTGATCCAAAACTATCAAGCCTGGGGTGCAATAGGTTGCTGGTTTTTGTTGCTCAACTGGATCTGCTAAGAGGCAGAGGATTGTACTACGTGACCAAGTTGAAGGAGAGTGGGTGGAAAGGTGACGCAAAGGTTTCAGAGATTATGGGGGAGACTCATGTGTTTCATTTACTTAACCCCAGTAGTCTTCATGCCATTAGAATGCTCAAAACAACTGTTGATTTCATCCATGGGAAGGATTATCCATAGGAAGGGTTGTTATTAAGGCATATATATCagtatacatatacatataggGTTGCTCTCCGTTACTGTTTATAACCAGGGAAGGAGATTAACCTCATATTTAGTCAAAAAGagtttatgtaatttttcCACAAGTTTCTACTCCGTAGCTTTCCCATCCGGTCAGCCGGATTATGCTTATGATCCGAACTTTCGATTTCAACCGCTAGATGCAATTAAAAGGCTGAGACGCTTAAGAAACGTATAGCTGACATATGATAATTGAATTTCTCTCTTATTACCAATATGtgatgtaattttattacatagACGTATAGATGACATGGTAAGATTTGTATATCCACCTAAAACTTCCTAAGTACTACCGAAATAATATTCAAAGAGTTATTAAATGTAGGCTACGACTCTACGCGTGGAATTATGGATGCATGTGCTGGACTTATATGATCTAATGTTTAAGGTTAAATCGATTTAATTAGTAGAATTTGTACTTGACAATAAATGACATGTCCTAAAAGATTGGTAGACATCATTAACTAATTACCACGTGACCCTAGTAGATCGAGTAATGCCATATTTTTTTGTCTCATTAATTAGGATACAATTTTTATATCCCAATTATGTATGAACTATGTAAAGCCTATCGTTATTGcttgataaaatatatttaaaccGATCTAGATTCTAATGTGCGTGCCAACTCCAAATTAGTAAAATCTAAAGCAAGACCAATAAGCATCAATTGTCTCACCATCAATAGTATTTTGGCCCCAAAAATAGGGAAACAAAAAGCTAATTCAAACAATATTAACCCCTTCCAAGTTTTTCTACGGCACAATGCATGCAAGTGATGTGCTATATATATGAGCACCGGATCTATCTCCTACTAAAAACTACACTTCGTGAAAATCAGCACGAGTGTTTAACAAATGTGTTCAGGGCCATGATGGAACATATTGTTATTGCATTTAGCTTCGGATTAATCTAccaatttatttcaattcatgATATCATGCACGATCGGGTAATTGTAATACAGCAGTGCAAATTTCTAACTTTCTATATACTGAAGTGAAGAATGCATTATGcgtaataaatttctattttctctCTGCAATTATGAGTGACATAATCAATGCTCAAATAAGTTACGTATATGTGCTTCATTGTATTGTTTTCATGATATAGTTCTTGAGACATAGGGACTGAAcggtttaatttaatttactatgtattgaaatttgttgaaatttaattttctacattgtttgtaaattaaaagttgCTGTTCAATGCTTACTATAAATAGAGGCTAAAAAATGTGAATTTAAAGGCTTCATTCAGCCTTCCATATACTTTTAGTAGAGTTCGTTGATGAGATCAAATTAGggtttcaaattcaattcctTCTCTTGCtatgttatattatataatacacAAGCCCACTTCTCCTTTAGAACAAAGGAACAAAAATTATGGcaccattaaaattatttcttgtGCTCTTCTTCTTTGCTAGGGTTTTCCGCCGGGCAGCAGCCAGCAGACCAAATAGTCTTTGACAACTCTCCCTTCTTTGTTTTATACAAAAATGGCCAAATTGAAAGGCTAATGCTTGAAGATTTTGTACCTCCATCAATTGATCCAATTACAAATGTTGATTCCAAAGACATTGTATGCTCACCTCAGCTTAATCTCTCTGCTAGGGTTTACATTCCGAAAAACAACGCAAACATAGACAACAGCAAGAAACTTCCACTTTTAGTTTATTTCCAGGGTGGTGGCTTCATCTTCTCAACCGCTTTCTCCCATGGTTACCATAACCACCTCAACTCCTTGGCCTCCAAAAGCTAAGGTTATTGCAATCTCAGTTGAGTTCCGAAGAGCGCCAGAGGATCCCGTCCCAGCTGCTCATGAAGATTCTTGGACAGCATGCACTCAAATGGATTGCTTCCCATGCAAATGGGAAAAGGCAATGAATATTGGCTGAACagttatgttgattttgacaAAGTGTTTTTGATGGGAGACAGCGCTCGGCCGAACACAAGTGGCACCGATGATCCGTTGATTAATCCGGTGGTTGAGTACTCAAAGCTACGGAGTCTGGGGTGTAATAGGTTGATGGTTGTTCTTCCCGCAATAATAGGTTGATGGTTGTTCTTCCCGCAAAGGATATACTGAAGCATAGAGGAAGGTACTACGCTGAGAAGTTGGAGGAGAGCGGGTGGAAAGGTGAAGCTGAGGTTTATGAGATTAAAGGAGTGGATCATGGGTTTTATTTAGCGAATGCCACTACTAAAAGTGCCGTGGAAGTGCTCAAAAGAACAGTTTCTTTCATTGTCATTCACTAGTGGGGGTTAATTAGCTAGTTAGGGTTTGTAATAAGCCAAAGAAACATCTTGGGTGAAATGTCATCAAAGCATATTGTGTagacaaatataattttagttatcatTGTTTCAATATGATTGCtaaaaagtatatatattcattttctaCCTCATCCATCTAATTTGCGGAAGAGCTACATTTGTATATTACTTATGCCCCACCTTAACTCTGAGTTGTGTTGTTTACATACAgggcatttttattttttttaatctcatatgaatatatgatttgatttgatttttttataatatcttaTCCAATAAACTCTAATTacattcttatatttttcttaatatactATCAATGAATCCAAATGCTATACTACATATCAGaaagatgtaatttttatgcctcaaaattttgattgaaaagataatagaaataagaattttttttttatgacatCCTCATCACTcacattcttgttattttttcagctctttttttttttatcgtaTTTTATATACACTTTTATTCATCCGTATGATTTTCTCATCACGTTCTCATTACTTTCTCATCGAATCTACAACAGAGTTATAATCTTTAACAAATGCTAACCAAGAAATATAATCTAAATAAAGCTATATTTGCTAATCAAGCTAGTTTAGTGGAGTATATATAATTGCTATAGGACATCACAATAATTAGTGCGAGTAggggaaaaatgaaaactgtAAGGGAGAATGAGAGTAAATCTATTATTATAATGATCAGTaatgattgattgattttttttattttatttagtagtCGAAACTAAGGAGTCAAGGACACGAATCAAGGAAAAGTACGTGACgaataattttcaaactatTGGGGTCTAATGGATATTATGAAAGAGTAAAGAGGGTTCTTCGAAACTAACCTcttcatgaaaattaaaagggaaaaataaataaataaataaataacgcACGTGTGTTTGTTTGTAAGAATGTAATGTCCCGAAGAGAAGTGTTATAGATAATCTCTGTTTCGTCTGTCTCCGTTAAGCACAAAATTACGTAAAACAACAGACACAGATTCGATCACCAACCCAAacactccaaaaaaaaataaaaaatcataagaataataaaaataaaataacaaacccccccccccccccccacaaaaaaaaaaagaaaaaaagaaaaatcagaaaagTCGTAGCAAAATTCATAATCGGCCACGACCCACTTCGGTACGTACCTATTACTCGATCTTTGTTGATTCTTGAATCGCTTTCTAGGTTACGCTTCTCATAGAAATATCTCAAAAGGGTTTCAATCAGTTTGAAAATGGTGCCTTCAGCTTCTCGAATTTGTAAACTTTCTGTTTTGGGTACTTTCTCTAATTGTGTTTTTTGgggttttgtttgattttaccCTAAGTATGCTAAAGAATGTGTGAATTTGGTGTTTctattgataatttatttttcgatGTGCAGATGTTCTTGTTGATTTGGGACTAGGGTTTTAGGTTTTGAATAGAAGAGATGTATGTTAGGCTTTTAGCATAGGCAAACTCAAGATTTGATGGGTATTAggtatttgtaaattttcagtTTGCTGTTTGTACAAAATGGTGCCAAATTCAAGCTTTGCTCGTATCGACACTTTAGAACTAAAAGCTctgattttaaagaagattgGGCATCAAAGAGGAGAAAAATACTTTGAACATCTTGGTAGATTGTTTAGTTCGAAGATTAGTAAGactgaatttgataaattttgcaTTAGGACTATTGGCAGGGAAAATCTCCCACTTCATAACAAGTTTATTAGGGCTATTATCAAGAATGCATGTATAGCGAAAGTTCCTCCGCCGAGGGGGATTAAGAAAGTAGGGAGTAGCCTTGGTGTTAAAACAGTAAATGGGTACCAGAGAGGTAGTCTTCAATCACTTTATGGGGATGCATTTCCTCCATCACCTCGGAAGGGTAGGTCGCTCGTTAATCGGGACCGAAAGTTTAGGGACCGCCCTAGTCCACTGGGGCCTCTTGGTAAGCCTCAAAGTGTTAGTACCTGCGGGGAATCAGTTTCCAAGGCACAAGAGCTGCAAAGTCCAACTGAATTGTTTTCACTTGGTAGTAGACCTCCTGTTGAAGTTGCATCCGTGGAAGATGGAGAGGAGGTGGAGCAGGTAGCAGCAAGCCCAAGTGTTCAAAGCAGAAGTCCGGTTACTGCTCCTCTCGGCATTTCCATTAATTCTGGCGGAGGTCGTAAATCTCTTTCTAGTGCATCTATATTTAGTGACAACCGTCCATTGACGTGTCAGAGCTGTGGCGAGTTACCTGATACTAGATCATTAAGAGTTCGTTTGGAGCAAAAGTTGAGGATGGAGGGTATTAGTGTCCCGATGGACTGTGTTAATTTGTTGAATAATGGGCTGGATGCATATTTGAAAAGGTTGCTTGAGCCTTGCATGAGTTTGGCTCAATCAAGGTATCAAAATGAACGATCAAAACAAGTAGTTGGTCAGCTCATACCTGGTTTGCATGGGATGAGATGCATGAGAAGATCAGAAAAATCCATTGATGCATCTATGTCTGATTTTTGCACCGCAATGGAGTTGCAACCGAAACTACTTGGAGAAGATTGGCCAATACAGCTTGAGAAAATATGCTTGCGTTCTTTTGAAGATGAAGGGAACCTTTCCTAAGAACAGCTTGGAAATTGATGAGATTATTTTGACATTTGTTTGATGGCTCAGCTCTCTGAATCAGTTATTTACCCTCAATTTTGTGCTCCACTCTCTTGCAGTTTTGCAAGCATTGTCAATGTTAGTAAGTTGCCAATGCGTCAGAATTTCAGATCTGGTTGACAAAGTATCATTTAAAGTTCAGAATTGATGATTGTTGAGAAGGGGAATTGTTTATATAGTTTAAGTTGTAAAATCTAGATACATTTAGAAACCTTGGTATTCTGCTGGTTGAAGCATTCTCCAATAAGAGAatatgattttgtaattttcccCTATTGTACTGACATAAGAATGAATGAAAgcatttttttcatatgactGCTCCGAGTTACAGAATTCAATTAGTCTCTACCATCTTCTGAACTTGATCTTGATCCACTCTCTCTTATTGACTACTTGACTTCGTTTGACAATTTGTTTCTTGTTATGATAAATATCTGCTAACTCAATTCAAGATAATCGAGTTATGAAAACATATGCCAACTCACTTCAAGATAATTTGAATTACGAATGCCATTAAGTGGGGCGACTTGATTTCTGACAATACCTTAAGTATATGCTTGCTGAGTAGATGGTTGAAGGTATATGCGATGCTTTCACTGACATTTTTTCCTCTATAACAAGTCCAGGGGATAAATCTGTTCTACCAATCAACTTCAGTTTTTCGCACAATGATTGTGCTTGAGATTCCTGACGTTCTTCAGAGGCGGGTGAGTTTTGTTCTATTTGCTGTACTAGCAGTAATCAATTGATAACTATACTTTTTATCCTTGGAAAAGAAATGAGTCATACTTTCTGGTTGCAGTTGATATATGCCTTAACATGGGAACCATGCGTATTGGTGAGGccttcatatattatttcatcaaaaatCAGACGGTTGGTTTCAGAGGATTGCAGATTACGAGTTGAAAGTGAAGGTGCACGGCATCAAAGTTTAGCTGGGGCACGAATTCTGATCAGATGATCTGTAACTGGAAGACACACAAATAGTATTCCAATTTAAAGACTCCAGATCTTTGTAAAAATTGCATCAAGTTAAACTTGTCGTTCAGTCTATATGACTTTTATTAGAAGtccattgtttttattttgtcagtTTTATCAACTGGAGAAAATTTCAGTGTGATCAAGAGCAGTTTTTTACTGTGGAAATTGCCCACTAAAATAACGTCATCAACCCACTACTTTACAACCTCTGATATGTTGTCCAATTGCATTATCTAGTAAATAATACCACTAagagaaaagaacaaaatattaatgggCGCTGCTTGGTCTACATGAGCAATGGATCAAGTTCATAGCAGTTCTGCGTCAACCATCAGCTGAGAGTATCTAAGGTAGATCTTGGGCTTGAACGTGAGATGGATAGAGGGAACACTGAACCAATCAGCTTGCAGTTGTGACAGCTTTTTCTAGACTCGCCGTATACGTCAGATAGATAGTCCATagatatgaaaatgaattgcTCACCAATGGCTGTCAAAGGAacaccaataaaaaaaaggtgttTGTTAGTGAAATCCAGTTTCGCCCTATCATAAGAACAGGCAACAGCTTGACCTCAGCTcaagaaaataacaaagtaCAGAAGAACATGTGTGAGAGAAGGCAAGGAAGGACCTCATCACATACCTGCAAATGGACAGGGATGAATCTGAATGTGATAAAATCACATACAGGCCAGTACATGACACCCTTGAACATGGTAGGGAGCAAGTCTCGTTTTAATCGAGCAACAATCTCTTCTCCACTTTCACCTGAGGAAAACAATTGCACCCAATGGCTTACATATACACTAATTCAAAGTAGCATACACAGCAGCTGCAATATTGCTTGGTAAACAACTTGGCTGTCATCATTCAAAGATATGTTAATGTCTCAATAGGCCAGTAGAGAAGCATTAACTTCAAGAAAACATGccaaatgcaataaaaacttGTGAAGGATAGAGAATATGACTGATCACTTGCTTCAGTCTTGCATGAAATGATGCCCAAAAACACTGGTTCAAGTTTCAAcctttttctaattagtttatAAATTTGTCATTCAGATAGACAAGAGGGATTTATTAAGCTCTTCAACTGAATGTAAGAAGTTGAAGCAATCACACGGACAATGATTAAGAATACTGAAGCTAAGTCACAAATTTTCCTACTAAATTTCACCTATTTTCCAACAGCTGCAGTTATGGACCGATTATGGCCTGAACAAGTAAGTATTTTACATATATGTCTTTCATGGATTTCTGCTTAATCTACATACATGAATATAAACACTGACAAATTGCCACGATGGGCGCCATCATAGACCTTGTGATGTATAACTAAACGCAAGGCACAACTACACCAATACCATGTGGTTGGATATTAAGCATATATCCAGAGCTTAGTGCCATGTCATGATGTCACTAAGTTCACAATAACTTCTGAACCATTAGATTAACACACTTTAAATGACCGATTCACATTTTAAGCGTTGTGTCCcctaaaagaataaatattgaCATGTACAAGGACAAACTTTAGATTGCACCAATGTGAAGTTCTAAAATATGTGTAATAATTTGTCTATAGAAAAAGGTTGTTGATTCTGACCTCACTGTACGGGTAGTTCATAAAAAGACTTCAAATTTAAATGgaataacaaaattcaaagcaGTTATTGCGCACAAAATTGTTCTAAAAAGTAGTAACACTAATCAAACAGTACAATAAgtttacaaataataaaatcaggGGAGGATCAAACCAAGTATACCACAAGCAACCATAAAATCCAATagatatattacaatttatgtaacaaattaaaaatcttgTCTACCTTGTAAACTTGCATTCAGTGATAAGAACACAACAGTCATAATTGGTCCATAAATTGTCTGCCCCATTGCCATCTTCTTCAATGTAGCAACCAGATCTTGCTTCGGAAACAATTTTGACacaaaattgaaccaaaagtGCAATGTGGGACCTAAAATTAACATCCCATATCCACCCATCCGTAATGTCCTCACCAGATCATAAGATTCTGAAG
This window of the Citrus sinensis cultivar Valencia sweet orange chromosome 8, DVS_A1.0, whole genome shotgun sequence genome carries:
- the LOC107178070 gene encoding probable carboxylesterase 5, which gives rise to MAPFFFLLLFFAIVSAATPPTAHNFSPFFIISQDGHVHRLVGEEIIPASLDPTTHVDSKDIIYSSEHNLSARIYFPNNTNRNQKLPLVVYFHGGAFIFENAFSLTYHAYMNTLVSHAKIIAVSVDYRRAPEDPVPAAHEDSWTALKWVASHANGRGPEEWLKTYADFQKVILSGDSAGGNIAHHMGIRQGQEKLEGINIDGICLLFPYFWGSAPIPGEPYVPEYWTTIIDELWRIARPDTSGLDDPIINPVADPKLSSLGCNRLLVFVAQLDLLRGRGLYYVTKLKESGWKGDAKVSEIMGETHVFHLLNPSSLHAIRMLKTTVDFIHGKDYP
- the LOC102613591 gene encoding uncharacterized protein LOC102613591, which produces MVPNSSFARIDTLELKALILKKIGHQRGEKYFEHLGRLFSSKISKTEFDKFCIRTIGRENLPLHNKFIRAIIKNACIAKVPPPRGIKKVGSSLGVKTVNGYQRGSLQSLYGDAFPPSPRKGRSLVNRDRKFRDRPSPLGPLGKPQSVSTCGESVSKAQELQSPTELFSLGSRPPVEVASVEDGEEVEQVAASPSVQSRSPVTAPLGISINSGGGRKSLSSASIFSDNRPLTCQSCGELPDTRSLRVRLEQKLRMEGISVPMDCVNLLNNGLDAYLKRLLEPCMSLAQSRYQNERSKQVVGQLIPGLHGMRCMRRSEKSIDASMSDFCTAMELQPKLLGEDWPIQLEKICLRSFEDEGNLS
- the LOC102613303 gene encoding probable polyamine transporter At3g19553 — its product is MGEEGMTSDVQQKAAKTSPKLTVLPLIALIFYEVSGGPFGVEDSVKAGGGPLLSLLGFLIFPLIWSIPEALITAELATSFPENGGYVIWISSAFGPFWGFQEGFWKWLSGVLDNALYPVLFLDYLKHSLPIFNLLIARIPALLGITGALTYLNYRGLHIVGFSAVSLLVFSLCPFVVMGILSIPRIKPRRWLVVDFKKVDWRGYFNSMFWNLNYWDKASTLAGEVENPSKTFPKALLGAVVLVVSSYLIPLLAGTGGLTSPSSEWSDGYFAEVGMLIGGFWLKWWIQAASAMSNLGLFEAEMSGDAFQLLGMSEMGMLPAIFASRSKYGTPTLSILCSATGVIFLSWMSFQEILEFLNFLYAIGMLLEFAAFIKLRIKKPDLHRPYKVPLQTFGVTMLCLLPAVLLVLVMCLASLRTFIVSGGVIIVGFLLYPVLVHAKDRKWTQFDIEQPTSPSDTRQESHSAVSEMYPGVDEASVSLLSDLSSTTQPDQEACVSENEELLKTE